A window of Massilia sp. NR 4-1 genomic DNA:
CCGCGCGGGGCAGGGCGTAGGACTGGGCTACCTCAATGTGGCGACCGTGCCGGCCAGCCAGAGCATCTACTACCGCGTCTTCAATCCGGACGGCACGCAGCTGTTCAGCGACAGCTGGAGCAATAGCAACAGCAATACGCTGCCCCTGCTGCCTGTGAATGGCAGCTACGCGCTGCAGGTCGACCCGAGCGGCATTGCCAGCGCCAGCCTGCAGCTGATCGCGTCCTCCGACCTGACCGGGCAGCTGGTGGCCGATGGCCCAGGGCTGAGTTTCAATACCAGCCGCGTCGGCCAGAACGGCCGCTATACTTTCAGCGGTACGGCGGGCCAGAAATTCTGGCTGACCTTCTCCAACGCGGCCTTCGCTTCCGGCGCCAGCGTGCGCGTGCTGAAACCGGATGGCAGCGCGCTGGATTCGAGTTCCGTCAGCACGGGCGTCAGCAATATGGATATCCAGGCCTTGCCGGTGGCCGGCACCTACACGGTGCTGATCGATCCGAGCGGCCTGACCGTGGGCAAAGTGGACATCCAGCTCAAATCCGTGCCGGCCGACAAGACGGGAACCATCGAGATCAATGGCGCGGCGCTGCCGCTGGAACTGGCCGTCCACCAGAAAGCTGCGATCACCTTCAGCGGCACGGCGGGCCAGCGTCTGGGCCTGGGTTATACCGGCGTGGCGACGCTGCCGGCCAACCAGAGCATCTACTACACCGTCTACAAGCCTGACGGCACGCAGTTGTTCAGCGACAGCTGGAGTGCGAACAACAGCAATAATCTGCCAGCCTTGCCGGTGACGGGCGACTATAAGATCGCCGTCTACAGCAACAATATCAGCGCCTCGCTGAATACCACGTTGACCCTGTCGGCCGATATCGCAGGCGCGCTGGAAACCGATGGCGCCACTGTCACATACAATAGCGACCGCGTTGGCCAGAACGGCCGCTACACCTTCAACGGCACGGCGGGGCAGAAATTCTGGCTGACCTTCTCCAACGGCAGTTTCGCCTCCAGCGTCAATGTGAGCGTGCTGAAACCGGACGGCAGCTCGCTGGTTTCCGGTTCGGTCGCCAAATCCTCGGTCGATCTGGATATTCCCACCTTGCCCGCGGCAGGCACCTACACGGTCTTCATCGACCCGACCGGCATCATCACCGGCAAGGTGGACCTGCAGTTGAAAGGTGTGCCGGCCGACCGTACCGGAACGATCGAGATCGACGGCGCACCGCTGGCGCTGGATCTGGCCGTGCACCAGAAGGCCATGATCAGCTTCAACGGCACGGCGGGCCAGCGCCTGGGCCTGGGTTATACCGGCGTGGCGACGGTGCCGGTCAACCAGAGCATCTACTACACCGTCTACAAGCCGGACGGCACGCAGCTGTTCAGCGACAGCTGGAGCGGCAATAGCAGCAATAACCTGCCGGCCTTGCCGGTGGCAGGCGAGTACAAGATCGCCGTGTACAGCAATACCGTCAGCGCCTCGTTGAAAACGACGCTGACCTTGTCGGCCGATCTTGCTGCCGCGCTGGAAGCCGATGGCGCCACCGTTACGCACAACAGCGACCGCGTGGGCCAGAATGGCCGCTATACCTTCACCGGCAGCGCGGGCCAGAAGCTGTGGGTGACGCTGTCGAACGGCAGTTTCGCATCCGGCGTCAGCATCTCGGTGCTGAAACCGGACGGCTCCTCGCTGACGTCCAGCTCGGTCAGCAAGTCTGTGGTGAACTTCGATATTCCGGCGCTGCCGGTGGACGGGACATACACCGTCCTGGTCGATCCAAGCGGTATCGTCACCGGCAAGGTGGATATCCAGCTGAAGAATGTCCCAGCCGACAAGACCGGTGCGATAGAGATCAACGGCGCGTCCTTGCCGCTCGACCTGGCCATCCACCAGAAAGCCTTGATCAGCTTTACCGGCGCGGCGGGGCAGCGTCTGGGCCTGGGCTACACCAATGTGGCGACTGTCCCTGCCAGCCAGAGTATTTCCTACGTCGTACTCAAACCGGATGGCAGCCAATTATTCAGCGACAGCTGGAGCAACAGCAATAGCAACAACCTGCCGGCGCTGCCGGTGGCGGGCGAGTACAAGATCAGCATCGCGCCATCCAATATCGCCGCTTCCGCCAGCTTGGTGCTGACAGCATCGGCCGATATCACCGGCGTGTTGACCGTCGATGCCGCGCCGCTTACCTTCATGACGGCGCGCGTGGGGCAGAACGGCCGCTTCACCTTCAGCGGCGAGGCGGGGCAGAAGCTGTGGCTGACGCTGGCCAACGGGAACTTCCCCTCCAGCGTCAGCGTCAGCGTGCTGAAACCCGATGGCAGCGCGCTGGTTTCGACCTCGGTTTCCACTTCGGTCAACAATCTGGATATTCCCGCCTTGCCAGCGGCAGGCACCTACACGGTCTTCATCGACCCGAGCGGCATCACCACCGGCAAGGTCGATGTGCAGCTAAAAGGCGTGCCGGCCGATCAGGTGATTCCGATTGCTGTCGACGGCGCGCCGGTGGTGCTCGATATGGCGGTGCACCAGCGCGCCACCTTGAGCTTCGATGGTGTGGCGGGCCAGCGTCTGGGTCTGGGCTATACCAATATGTCGACCGTGCCGGCCAGCCAGAGTATCTACTACACCGTGTACAAGCCGGATGGCAGCCAGCTGTTCAGCGACAGCTGGAGCGGCAATAACAGCAACAACCTGCCAGCCCTGCCGGTCAGCGGCGCCTACAAGATTGCCGTCTACACCAGCAATATCGCGGCTTCCTTCAAGGTGACGGTGGGTCTCTCGGCCGATTTGCCTGGCGCGCTGGAGGCCGACGGCCCCGCGCTGACCTTCAATACCAGCCGCGTGGGCCAGAATGGGCGCTTCACCTTCAACGGCACGGCGGGCAAAAAATACTGGCTGACCTTCTCGAACGGTGCGCTGACGGCCGGCATCAGCGTCAGCATATTGAAACCGGACGGCAGCTCGCTGGCCAGCACTTCGGCCAGCAATTCGACCTCGTACTTCGATATTCCAGTGCTGCCGGCCGACGGCGTGTACAGCATCTTCCTCGACCCAAGCGGCGTCACGGTCGGCAAGGTCGACGTACAGCTGAAGAGCGTTCCGGCCGATTTCGAGGCGGCGCTGGCCATTGATGGCACGCCGGTTGCCCTCGATCTGGCCGTCCACCAGCGTGCCGTGCTGAGTTTTAACGGGACCGCAGGCCAGCGGCTGGGTGCGGGCTATACGGGCTTGAGCACGGTGCCGGCCAGCCAATCGGTCTACTTCACCGTCTTCAAACCGGACGGCGCCCAGCTGTTCAGCGACAGCTGGAGCTCGAACAACAGCAATAATTGGCCAGCCTTGCCGGTTGGCGGCAGCTATAAGCTGATCGTCTACGGCGCGGCGCTGAACAGCGCCGTGAAGGCCACGATCACGCTGTCGGCCGATGCCGCCGGCGTGCTGACGCCGGGCGCCGCACCGCTGCAATTCCTCAGCACGCGGCCGGGCCAGAACGCGCGCTACAGTTTCAGCGGCGATGCCGGCCAGCGCCTGTGGCTGACGTATTCCGGCTCCACCTTCCCCGGCGGCGCCAGCATCTATGTGTATAAACCGGACGGCAGCAGCCTGGCTTCGACCAGCTCCAGCAGCAGTACGGAGCTGGACTTGCCCGCCTTGCCGGTGGCGGGTACTTATACCGTGTTCATCGATCCCTCCGGCGCGTCGGTCGGCCAGGCCAATGTGCAGCTGCGCGCCGTGCCGGCCGACAGCACAGCGGCCATCGCCATCGACGGCGCGCCGGTGGCGCTCGACCTGCAACTGCACCAGAAAGCGGTGCTGAGCTTCGACGGCGTAGCCGGGCAGCGCCTGGGCCTGGGCTACACCGGCCACGCCACGGTGCCGGCCAGCCAGTCCATCACCTACCGCGTGCTCAAGCCGGACGGCAGCCAGTTGTTCAGCGACAGCTGGAGCAATAACAACAGCAACGACCTGCCAGCCTTGCCGGTCGGCGGCACCTACACCGTGCACGTGCAGCCGCCCACCACAGCCACGGCGAAGGTAACGGTCAGCTTGTCGGCCGATGTGCCGGGCACCCTGGTGCAGGGCGGTGCGGCGGTGCGCTTCGCCAGCAGCCGCGTTGGCCAGAACGGGCGCTTCACTTTCGCCGGCACGGCGGGGCAGACCGGATCGCTGCAATTCAGCGGCGGCACGTTCCCGTCTTCGGCCAGCGTCTATGTCTACAAGCCTGATGGCGCCAGCCTGACCAGCACCAGCGTCAGCACCAGCGGAACGCTGAATCTGCCGGCCTTGCCTGTTGCCGGATCGTATACCGTTTTCATCAATCCTTCTGCTGCCACCATTGGCCAGGTCGATATCCAGTTGAAGTGATGCCGGCCGTTCGAATTCATGAGAGACAGAACCATGACTGTACGAGGGAATGCCGCAATGTCTGAACGTCACGTGATGAGCCGCCGCCTGCGCTGGCTGCCTGCCTTGCTCCTGCCCGTGCTGCTGGCCGCACCGGCCGGGGCGCAAAATCCCGCCGCCGATGCGCCGCGTCCCGGCTTGCAGACGCTGGCCGCGCCGGCGCCGCTGGCCCGTCCCGGCCAGAGCGTCACCCAGCTGCCGGACGGGCGCTGGCTGCTGCTGGGCGGGCAGGGCGTGGACCAGGAGGCCGTGGCTGGCGTCGAACTGCTGGACGCGGCGAGCGGCAAGAAGGAAAAACTGGCCGGCGCCTTGCTGCAGGCCCGCCGCAGCCACAGCGCGACCCTGCTGCCTGACGGCAGTGTGCTGGTGCTGGGCGGTGTGGACAGCAGCGGCAATATGGTGGCAGCGGCCGAACAGGTGGACCCGGTCCAGGGCCGCTCCCAAGCCTTGCCGCCGCTGCCCCTGATCGCGCGCAGCGGTCATAGCGCCACCGTGCTGGCCGATGGCCGCCTGCTGATCGCGGGCGGCGCCGATGCGCGTGGCAGGCCGGTGTACGAGGCGGAAATCTACGACCCGCTCACGCGCCAGGTCGAGCGCTTCAATCCCAAGCTGGAAAGTGCACGCCTGCACCATCTGGCCGCCTTGTTGCCCAGTGCCGAGGTGCTGCTGTGGTCCGGCAGCGACGGCGAGAAGCGCAGCCTTGACAACGGCGAGCTGTATGATCCGGGCAGCCAGCGCTTCAGCAGCGTCAGCGCGGCCGGGCTGGATGACTTGGCGGCACAACTGGCTGCACCCGCGCCATTGGCGCTGGCGGGCAGCCGCCCGGAAGCCGAAGCCAATGCGGCGCCGGTGGACCAGCCCTTCGTCCTGCGCTTCAACCAGGCTATGGATGTGCGTTCGCTGAACGGCGCCAGCGTCACCCTGCTTGGTCCGCATGGCACGGTGCCGCTGAAAGTGGTGCCGGTGGAGCAGGGCTTGCTGGCCTTCGCCAAACCGGCGGTGGACCTGCTGCCGGACAGCCGCTACACCCTGTTTGTCGATGGCGCGCGTAGCCGCAGCGGCGTGCCGCTGGGCTTTACTTCGCTGGGTTTCAGTACCGCGCGCCTGGCAGCACCGTCCGGCGGGAATGCTGCTGCCGGCAGTGCGGACGCCGTGCCGATTTCGTTGCCGCCGGCTGCCGGCAGCGGCCAGGACGCCAGCCGAGCCGGTAGCGGCGCGGGCGGCAGTGGCAGCGCTGCGGCCGCCGTTGATGCCGCTCCACAGCCCGCGGCCGCCCGGCAGTACGGCGCGCTGGAAAAGCAGGCGATGGCCGCTGCGGAAAGCGTGATGCAGAGTGAAGTCTGGCAGCCCGACGCTACCGCCCTGAAAGGCGACTGGCGCGCCAAGCGCGGTGAGAGCCCCATGCAGAAACTGCCGCCGCTGCAGGCGCCGCCCGGCGAAACGGCGTTGGCCGGCCAGGTGCTGACCATGCATGGCCGCGGCCTGCGCAATGTGCGCCTGCAGATCGGCGATCAGACGGTGTTGAGCGACGACACCGGCCGCTTCCTGCTGCGCGGCATCCCAGCCGGCGTGCAGGTACTGAGCATCGACGGTTTCGCCGCCGACAAGGAAGCCACGCGCTACGGCTATTACCAGGTGCGCGTCGATGTGCATGCGGGGAAAACCACGGCCCTCGGCTACACCATCTGGAGCAGCCGCCTCGATCCGGCCGGCAATGTGGCCATCGCCTCGCCCAACGATAAGGAAGTGGTGCTGACTTCGCCCCGCATTCCCGGCCTGGAATTGCGCATCCCGGCCGGCAGCGTGATCCGCGACCGCAGCGGCAAGATCGTGACCGAACTGAATATGACGGCCATTCCGGTGGACCGCCCGCCATTCCCGCTGCCGAATGTCGATGTGCCGGTCTACTTCACGGTGCAGCCGGGCGGCGCCTCGATCACCAGCACCAATACCCGCAGCCAGCAGGGCGCGCGCCTGATCTATCCGAATTTCAGTGGCGCCGCGCCCGGCAGCCGTGTCGATTTCTGGAACTATGATGCGCGCGGCAAGGGCTGGTATGTGTATGGCCAAGGCACTGTCAGCCAGGACGGCAAGCAAGCCATTCCCGATGCCGACGTGAGGATTTACGAGTTCACCGGCGCCATGATTTCCGTGCCCAGCAACGGCCCGCCGGAAGGCCCGCCGCCCGGCGGCTGCGGCGGTGGTGGTGGCGGCGGCTGCAATACCGATGGCAACCAGCCGCCCCAGCCCAGCGGCTGCGCCGGCGATCCGGTCGATTGCGCCACCGGCTTGTTCCTGAATGCGGCGACCGACTTGACCGTGGCGGACGTCATTCCGCTCCACGTTGCGCGCAGCTACCGCCCGCGCGATCCGGCTTCGCGCGCCTTCGGCATCGGCACCAATCTGTCTTACGACTTCTTCCTGGTGGGCGACACCAGCCCCTGGACCTACCAGGAGCTGATCCTGCCCGATGGCGGCCGTCTGCGCTACAAGCGCATTTCTGCGGGCACCGGCTATACCGATGCGGTCTACCAGCACACCACGTCCACCACGCGCTACTATGGCTCGACCCTGCGCTATAAAGGCGGCAGCTGTTATTGGGAGTTGAAGCTGAAGGACGGCGAAGCCATCTGCTTCCCGGAATCCATGAACTCCACGGTGGCACGGGCGGCGGCGGCCACCTCC
This region includes:
- a CDS encoding pre-peptidase C-terminal domain-containing protein; its protein translation is MRTLLAALAICAAGGMAAAGEVRYVYDETGRLVQVISPDGSSVEYHYDAVGNIASAKKLGESTLAITEFSPNSGGAGIPVRIYGSGFDPSPAANTVRFNGAQAQVVSASKTELSVTVPAGATSGKISVSNAKGTVSSAQDFKIGNQLAPVITSFTPTIGTRGTAVTINGSNFAADRAGNKASFGNMLGNVSSAAADKLVATVPGAGASGKIGVTTANGRGISSDDFYAVPTGVNVADIEYTGRLQVGAPPQPVNIVNPGKKALLLFDGTPRDLLTLVSSGGNFASSVSITAYRNDGTSFHSAGLSAASAVDLPALPAGGTYTLILSPGSSDKGRIDLQLKPEARGALVLDGDALQVTLTPGQNGRYTFTGRAGQGVGLGYLNVATVPASQSIYYRVFNPDGTQLFSDSWSNSNSNTLPLLPVNGSYALQVDPSGIASASLQLIASSDLTGQLVADGPGLSFNTSRVGQNGRYTFSGTAGQKFWLTFSNAAFASGASVRVLKPDGSALDSSSVSTGVSNMDIQALPVAGTYTVLIDPSGLTVGKVDIQLKSVPADKTGTIEINGAALPLELAVHQKAAITFSGTAGQRLGLGYTGVATLPANQSIYYTVYKPDGTQLFSDSWSANNSNNLPALPVTGDYKIAVYSNNISASLNTTLTLSADIAGALETDGATVTYNSDRVGQNGRYTFNGTAGQKFWLTFSNGSFASSVNVSVLKPDGSSLVSGSVAKSSVDLDIPTLPAAGTYTVFIDPTGIITGKVDLQLKGVPADRTGTIEIDGAPLALDLAVHQKAMISFNGTAGQRLGLGYTGVATVPVNQSIYYTVYKPDGTQLFSDSWSGNSSNNLPALPVAGEYKIAVYSNTVSASLKTTLTLSADLAAALEADGATVTHNSDRVGQNGRYTFTGSAGQKLWVTLSNGSFASGVSISVLKPDGSSLTSSSVSKSVVNFDIPALPVDGTYTVLVDPSGIVTGKVDIQLKNVPADKTGAIEINGASLPLDLAIHQKALISFTGAAGQRLGLGYTNVATVPASQSISYVVLKPDGSQLFSDSWSNSNSNNLPALPVAGEYKISIAPSNIAASASLVLTASADITGVLTVDAAPLTFMTARVGQNGRFTFSGEAGQKLWLTLANGNFPSSVSVSVLKPDGSALVSTSVSTSVNNLDIPALPAAGTYTVFIDPSGITTGKVDVQLKGVPADQVIPIAVDGAPVVLDMAVHQRATLSFDGVAGQRLGLGYTNMSTVPASQSIYYTVYKPDGSQLFSDSWSGNNSNNLPALPVSGAYKIAVYTSNIAASFKVTVGLSADLPGALEADGPALTFNTSRVGQNGRFTFNGTAGKKYWLTFSNGALTAGISVSILKPDGSSLASTSASNSTSYFDIPVLPADGVYSIFLDPSGVTVGKVDVQLKSVPADFEAALAIDGTPVALDLAVHQRAVLSFNGTAGQRLGAGYTGLSTVPASQSVYFTVFKPDGAQLFSDSWSSNNSNNWPALPVGGSYKLIVYGAALNSAVKATITLSADAAGVLTPGAAPLQFLSTRPGQNARYSFSGDAGQRLWLTYSGSTFPGGASIYVYKPDGSSLASTSSSSSTELDLPALPVAGTYTVFIDPSGASVGQANVQLRAVPADSTAAIAIDGAPVALDLQLHQKAVLSFDGVAGQRLGLGYTGHATVPASQSITYRVLKPDGSQLFSDSWSNNNSNDLPALPVGGTYTVHVQPPTTATAKVTVSLSADVPGTLVQGGAAVRFASSRVGQNGRFTFAGTAGQTGSLQFSGGTFPSSASVYVYKPDGASLTSTSVSTSGTLNLPALPVAGSYTVFINPSAATIGQVDIQLK